A DNA window from Desulfovibrio sp. contains the following coding sequences:
- a CDS encoding tRNA (adenosine(37)-N6)-threonylcarbamoyltransferase complex ATPase subunit type 1 TsaE has translation MAQIILHNLSDTDRLGHMLAEAVATCGIAALLLRGPLGSGKTTLTRSLVEAMPGGDQAEVGSPSFTLCNYYPTQPSVIHSDLYRSPGSLPDEIAEGLDNPQILSVLEWSEYLPETEMPQDYLDISLQPCEEGRLLTLQAHGPIASELLRHLRRNWPVDSPDHG, from the coding sequence ATGGCCCAGATAATCCTGCACAATCTTTCTGATACCGACCGCCTTGGACATATGCTTGCCGAGGCTGTCGCCACCTGCGGCATTGCGGCATTGTTGCTGCGCGGCCCGCTTGGCAGCGGCAAAACCACGCTCACCCGCTCCCTTGTGGAGGCCATGCCCGGCGGGGATCAGGCCGAGGTGGGCAGCCCTTCGTTCACGCTCTGCAACTACTACCCTACCCAGCCGTCTGTCATACACAGCGATCTGTACCGCAGCCCCGGCAGCCTGCCCGATGAAATCGCAGAAGGTCTGGACAATCCGCAAATCCTCTCTGTGCTGGAATGGTCGGAATACCTGCCCGAGACGGAAATGCCGCAAGATTATCTGGACATCTCGTTGCAACCGTGCGAAGAAGGTCGCCTACTGACGCTGCAAGCTCACGGCCCTATTGCCTCTGAGCTTTTGCGCCACCTGCGCCGAAATTGGCCTGTGGACAGTCCTGACCACGGGTAA
- a CDS encoding aspartate kinase, translated as MKILVQKFGGTSVAKLECMKQVREKVLGGLAKGYKVIAVLSARAGDTNKLLALADEWSSTPDRAEVDSLVSTGEQVSISLFTMLLKDAGIRARSLLGWQIPITTDNDFGRARIRSIDSNSLRKYLDDYDVLVVAGFQGCTEDGRITTLGRGGSDTSAVALAASLGSVECDIYTDVDGVYTTDPNICSTARKMDRVAYEEMLEMASMGAKVLHIRSVEFAKKYKVPVRVRSTFSDDPGTLVTQEDSTMEAVLVSGIAYDKDQARVTLRDLPDVPGTAAAVFGPLSEKGILVDMIVQNTSQDGHTDMTFTISRKDLKQTLQMMEEVAQKTGAREVLHDVSVAKVSAIGVGMRNHSGVAARAFAALTQEGINILMISTSEIKITILIQEKYVELAVRILHDTFGLDWDLG; from the coding sequence ATGAAAATTTTGGTCCAGAAATTTGGCGGCACTTCCGTTGCCAAGCTGGAGTGCATGAAGCAGGTACGCGAGAAAGTGCTGGGAGGCCTTGCCAAGGGGTATAAGGTCATTGCGGTGCTTTCGGCGCGGGCTGGCGACACCAACAAGCTGCTTGCCCTTGCTGATGAATGGTCTTCCACGCCTGACCGCGCGGAAGTTGATTCTCTCGTTTCCACTGGCGAACAGGTTTCCATCAGCCTGTTCACCATGCTGCTCAAAGATGCGGGCATTCGCGCCCGCTCGCTGCTCGGCTGGCAGATTCCCATCACCACGGACAACGATTTTGGACGTGCGCGCATTCGCTCCATCGACAGCAATTCCCTGCGCAAATACCTCGACGACTACGATGTGCTTGTGGTCGCCGGGTTTCAGGGTTGCACCGAAGATGGCCGCATCACCACGCTCGGGCGCGGCGGTTCGGACACCTCTGCGGTGGCGCTGGCCGCCTCCCTCGGCTCTGTGGAATGCGACATTTACACCGACGTTGACGGCGTTTACACCACCGACCCCAACATTTGCTCCACGGCCCGTAAAATGGACCGCGTCGCCTATGAGGAAATGCTTGAAATGGCAAGCATGGGGGCCAAGGTGCTGCATATCCGCTCGGTAGAATTTGCCAAAAAATATAAGGTTCCCGTGCGCGTGCGCTCCACGTTCAGCGATGATCCAGGCACGCTTGTCACTCAGGAGGACTCCACCATGGAAGCCGTACTCGTTTCCGGCATTGCATATGACAAAGATCAGGCCCGCGTGACCCTGCGCGACCTTCCCGACGTGCCCGGTACGGCTGCGGCGGTGTTTGGCCCTCTCTCCGAAAAGGGCATTCTGGTCGATATGATCGTTCAGAACACCAGTCAGGACGGCCATACCGACATGACCTTCACCATCTCGCGCAAGGATCTCAAGCAGACCTTGCAGATGATGGAAGAAGTGGCCCAAAAGACCGGCGCGCGCGAAGTGCTGCACGATGTGAGCGTTGCCAAGGTTTCCGCCATCGGCGTGGGCATGCGCAACCATTCCGGAGTTGCCGCGCGGGCATTTGCCGCGCTGACTCAGGAAGGCATCAATATCCTCATGATCAGCACCTCTGAAATCAAGATCACCATCCTGATTCAGGAAAAATACGTTGAGCTTGCCGTGCGTATTCTGCACGACACCTTCGGGCTGGACTGGGATCTGGGCTAA
- a CDS encoding glycosyltransferase family 92 protein: MHYATICAIAKNEESFIREWVEYHLLIGFEHIYIYDNNSRVPISEALPEYIDSGLVTVINSSRDVDQQRIAYMDCLQKYGIQCKWMAFIDIDEFIVPKSGNDIRDILDRYIDYGGLAIHWKMFGSGGHRTRPAGGVIKNYDKVVSFDNHIKSIVQPKKVDKVFTPHSFGYKDGSFCVNEDCIPVASYQSYHISRTIQVNHYYYKSLEDFKDKIERGCATGVDRDHAAAFADFARQESQEGILDQTIQSLIEQKKSCMPTLEDICKNASVGQKSLAEFESLITDCISINKIGLALNSVRICSRYYDAPIVWLLAARVHLLAEHHTECLYYLQKLLVDVDNPLRAGAYGCLADYYQFLQNADAANSLQRAMS, translated from the coding sequence ATAGCGAAAAATGAAGAGTCTTTTATCAGGGAGTGGGTAGAGTATCATTTACTTATAGGATTTGAACATATTTATATTTATGATAATAATAGTCGCGTGCCTATTTCAGAAGCACTGCCTGAGTATATAGATAGCGGTTTGGTAACTGTCATTAATTCCTCACGCGATGTAGATCAGCAACGCATTGCTTACATGGATTGTTTGCAAAAGTATGGAATCCAATGTAAGTGGATGGCATTTATTGATATTGATGAATTTATTGTGCCGAAGTCAGGGAATGATATTCGTGACATTCTTGACAGATACATTGACTATGGCGGTTTGGCGATTCATTGGAAAATGTTTGGATCAGGAGGACACAGGACTAGGCCTGCTGGCGGTGTTATAAAGAATTATGATAAAGTTGTTTCCTTTGATAATCATATAAAATCAATTGTACAACCCAAAAAAGTCGATAAAGTTTTTACTCCTCATAGTTTTGGATACAAGGATGGAAGCTTTTGCGTGAACGAAGATTGTATTCCAGTTGCTTCGTACCAGTCATACCACATATCCAGAACTATCCAGGTAAATCATTATTACTATAAATCATTGGAAGACTTTAAGGACAAGATTGAACGCGGCTGCGCAACAGGCGTTGACAGAGATCATGCTGCTGCTTTCGCTGACTTTGCAAGGCAGGAATCTCAGGAGGGGATACTGGATCAGACCATTCAGTCTCTGATTGAGCAAAAGAAATCCTGCATGCCAACGCTTGAAGATATTTGTAAAAATGCATCCGTTGGGCAGAAGTCATTGGCTGAATTTGAGTCGTTGATAACTGATTGCATATCAATAAATAAAATTGGTTTGGCATTAAACAGTGTGCGGATATGCAGCAGGTATTATGATGCTCCAATAGTCTGGTTGTTGGCGGCAAGGGTTCACTTGCTGGCTGAACATCATACGGAATGCTTGTACTACCTTCAGAAACTGCTTGTTGATGTTGATAATCCCCTGAGGGCTGGGGCTTATGGCTGTCTTGCCGATTATTACCAGTTTCTTCAAAATGCGGATGCCGCCAATAGCCTGCAGAGGGCTATGTCATAA